A window of the Euzebya pacifica genome harbors these coding sequences:
- a CDS encoding MFS transporter has translation MFGRVADIFGLRRPLVVGVLVMALGAAIAASAPSLPVLLGGRVLQGIGSGAVPVLANGIVAARWTGPARSAVFGSLFAVVSAVSGAGPIIGGGVETLLGWRWVIAIPVVAVLLIRPIVPLAPDTVRGGSFDARGAALVSALVSGVMLLLQAPTAGAAAGMVGACLLLVSLPLLWVHTRRAADGFLPHAVIGNPAIRACSIGGLTLLGGYFAALLAVPSLLAETQGWSSLGIGLAMLPAAAAGAVGSRVVGRLLAGGGHFRTASAVAAGSVATLLLAGFGGGSPWLLVLGVAGASIGFSGGSVALNDRVTLAADDSTLGVALGMVNMVQFVGGAIGTALLGGLSGLVPLHTALGLAAVLPTIGLAVLVRAARRDATDPSPAPAST, from the coding sequence GTGTTCGGACGCGTGGCCGACATCTTCGGCCTGCGGCGACCGCTCGTCGTCGGCGTTCTGGTCATGGCCCTCGGTGCCGCCATCGCCGCGTCAGCCCCGTCGCTGCCCGTCCTGCTGGGCGGCCGGGTGCTGCAGGGCATCGGTTCGGGGGCCGTGCCGGTGCTGGCCAACGGGATCGTGGCCGCCCGCTGGACGGGTCCCGCCCGCTCGGCGGTGTTCGGCAGCCTCTTCGCGGTCGTGTCAGCCGTGAGCGGCGCGGGACCCATCATCGGTGGTGGCGTGGAGACGTTGCTCGGCTGGCGCTGGGTGATCGCCATCCCCGTGGTCGCGGTGCTGCTGATCCGTCCGATCGTGCCGTTGGCACCCGACACCGTGCGCGGTGGCAGCTTCGACGCCCGTGGTGCGGCGCTGGTCTCGGCCCTCGTGTCGGGCGTCATGCTGCTGCTCCAGGCCCCGACCGCCGGGGCAGCAGCCGGGATGGTGGGCGCATGCCTCCTCCTCGTGTCCCTCCCGTTGCTCTGGGTCCACACCCGCCGGGCAGCGGACGGCTTCCTGCCCCACGCCGTGATCGGCAACCCGGCGATCCGCGCCTGCAGCATCGGCGGGCTGACGCTCCTCGGTGGGTACTTCGCGGCGCTGCTGGCGGTGCCCAGCCTGCTCGCGGAGACCCAGGGCTGGTCCTCCCTCGGCATCGGCCTGGCCATGCTGCCGGCGGCGGCCGCGGGGGCCGTCGGGTCCCGCGTCGTCGGACGGCTGCTGGCAGGCGGCGGACACTTCCGTACGGCCTCGGCGGTTGCGGCAGGCTCCGTGGCGACCCTGCTGCTGGCCGGCTTCGGCGGCGGGAGCCCATGGCTGCTCGTCCTCGGGGTCGCGGGGGCCTCCATCGGCTTCAGCGGCGGGAGCGTCGCCCTCAACGACCGGGTGACGCTGGCCGCAGACGACTCGACGCTCGGCGTCGCGCTGGGGATGGTCAACATGGTCCAGTTCGTCGGCGGCGCGATCGGCACGGCCCTGCTGGGCGGCCTCAGCGGCCTGGTCCCCCTCCACACCGCCCTCGGCCTCGCCGCTGTCCTGCCGACCATCGGCCTCGCCGTGCTCGTCCGCGCCGCCCGCCGGGACGCCACCGACCCCTCCCCCGCCCCCGCCAGCACCTGA
- a CDS encoding inorganic diphosphatase produces MTVDVFVEIPAGSRNKYEWDHEIGGFRLDRMLFSAVHYPGDYGFVPNTLSGDGDPLDALVLLGVPTFPGCTITSRIVGVFDMADDKGEDAKLITVAEADPRWQHVRDLVDLPKHLLDEVEHFFSIYKDLEGKSVRIDGFRDRAAALEQLAEDTERFTATG; encoded by the coding sequence ATGACCGTCGATGTGTTCGTTGAGATTCCCGCGGGGTCCCGCAACAAGTACGAGTGGGACCACGAGATCGGAGGGTTCCGGCTGGACCGGATGCTGTTCTCGGCCGTCCACTACCCGGGCGACTACGGGTTCGTCCCCAACACCCTCTCCGGTGACGGCGACCCGCTGGACGCCCTGGTCCTGCTGGGCGTGCCGACCTTCCCCGGCTGCACCATCACCTCCAGGATCGTCGGGGTGTTCGACATGGCCGACGACAAGGGCGAGGACGCGAAGCTGATCACCGTCGCCGAGGCCGACCCCCGCTGGCAGCACGTCAGGGACCTCGTCGACCTGCCCAAGCACCTCCTCGACGAGGTGGAGCACTTCTTCAGCATCTACAAGGACCTCGAGGGCAAGTCGGTCCGGATCGACGGGTTCCGCGATCGCGCGGCGGCCCTCGAGCAGCTGGCCGAGGACACGGAGCGTTTCACCGCAACGGGGTGA